Proteins from a genomic interval of Apteryx mantelli isolate bAptMan1 chromosome 5, bAptMan1.hap1, whole genome shotgun sequence:
- the M1AP gene encoding meiosis 1 arrest protein isoform X3 yields MNSRKVTSETRRGFPATKARSQQPLRILIVDVTSPSWTNTSSVLSEALENTLCLACSLAGPCRVPLLSLYVVQNQQECLLPFMITILTSQSGKEMVKQLEKKLKDVDLVSLRRLQIVEVLKRDFLEPEGAEQSMPAEEPGSDDIAILGMDIDVQTVEDNVISLEMLFKTWLHDYGTDREQLHLLLPSGGFSHAAAAKSSLMCLKCDLQERLLDPALFSGAADGTMRTADMNSLCQMAAWPATALHKLRVVKALKSEGVCESVLYGLPFIIKPTSCWQLDWDELETNQHSFHALCHSLLSALNSLEVEVTYNPLHLKNNLYKYLKNMLHRPMHRQQAQPRDQRPERHQPKQLSEGFVASAQASSYAPAGSCTVTTSCSWSPSTALFSQPTAAWTRSFRHICTCGAVLRASMVGTFHQG; encoded by the exons ATGAATTCCAGAAAAGTAACCTCAGAAACACGGAGGGGGTTTCCTGCTACTAAAGCACGTTCCCAGCAGCCGTTGCGGATTCTCATTGTGGACGTCACGTCGCCTTCGTGGACCAACACCTCTTCGGTGCTCTCTGAAGCCCTGGAAAACACGCTCTGTTTGGCATGCAGTTTGGCAGGTCCCTGCCGCGTTCCCCTGCTGAGTCTCTACGTGGTGCAGAACCAGCAGGAGTGTCTGCTTCCCTTTATG ATTACAATTTTGACTAGCCAATCAGGCAAAGAAATGGTGAAGCAGCTGGAAAAGAAGTTAAAAGATGTAGATCTTGTGAGTCTGCGAAGACTACAAATCGTTGAGGTGTTGAAGAGAGACTTCCTGGAGCCTGAGGGTGCGGAGCAGAGTATGCCAGCAGAAGAGCCCGGCAGCGATG ACATTGCAATCCTGGGAATGGACATTGACGTTCAGACCGTAGAGGATAATGTCATCAGCTTGGAGATGCTGTTTAAAACCTGGCTTCATGACTATGGCACAGACAGAGAACAGCTCCATCTCCTCCTTCCATCAGGAGGCTTCAGCCATGCCGCTGCGGCCAAGAGCAGTCtaa TGTGCCTGAAATGTGATTTGCAGGAGAGATTGCTCGACCCAGCTCTATTCTCCGGGGCAGCCGATGGCACCATGAGAACAGCGGACATGAACTCACTCTGCCAAATGGCTGCTTGGCCAGCTACGGCACTGCATAAACTCCGGGTTGTGAA AGCTCTGAAGTCTGAAGGGGTCTGTGAGTCAGTACTGTATGGACTGCCCTTCATCATCAAGCCCACAAGCTGCTGGCAGCTAGACTGGGATGAACTGGAGACAAACCAGCACAGCTTCCATGCTCTGTGCCACAGTCTTCTG AGTGCCCTGAACAGCCTGGAAGTGGAAGTCACTTATAACCCCCTGCACCTGAAGAACAACCTCTACAAGTACCTGAAGAATATGTTGCACAGACCCATGCACAGGCAGCAAGCCCAGCCCAGGGACCAGCGACCAGAGCGGCATCAGCCCAAGCAG ctctccgAGGGGTTTGTAGCCAGTGCCCAAGCCAGCAGCTATGCCCCGGCTGGCTCCTGCACAGTGACaaccagctgcagctggagccccagcacagctctcttCTCCCAGCCAACTGCTGCTTGGACTCGCTCCTTCCGGCATATCTGCACCTGTGGGGCTGTTCTGCGAGCCAGCATGGTAGGTACTTttcaccagggctga
- the M1AP gene encoding meiosis 1 arrest protein isoform X1 produces the protein MNSRKVTSETRRGFPATKARSQQPLRILIVDVTSPSWTNTSSVLSEALENTLCLACSLAGPCRVPLLSLYVVQNQQECLLPFMITILTSQSGKEMVKQLEKKLKDVDLVSLRRLQIVEVLKRDFLEPEGAEQSMPAEEPGSDDIAILGMDIDVQTVEDNVISLEMLFKTWLHDYGTDREQLHLLLPSGGFSHAAAAKSSLMCLKCDLQERLLDPALFSGAADGTMRTADMNSLCQMAAWPATALHKLRVVKALKSEGVCESVLYGLPFIIKPTSCWQLDWDELETNQHSFHALCHSLLKRNWMLLAKCEPQNTSPSWNITVHSYYIIVPSDSATLLVKAVAVRELLLPSTFPALLAEHPESVRGPIESALNSLEVEVTYNPLHLKNNLYKYLKNMLHRPMHRQQAQPRDQRPERHQPKQLSEGFVASAQASSYAPAGSCTVTTSCSWSPSTALFSQPTAAWTRSFRHICTCGAVLRASMVGTFHQG, from the exons ATGAATTCCAGAAAAGTAACCTCAGAAACACGGAGGGGGTTTCCTGCTACTAAAGCACGTTCCCAGCAGCCGTTGCGGATTCTCATTGTGGACGTCACGTCGCCTTCGTGGACCAACACCTCTTCGGTGCTCTCTGAAGCCCTGGAAAACACGCTCTGTTTGGCATGCAGTTTGGCAGGTCCCTGCCGCGTTCCCCTGCTGAGTCTCTACGTGGTGCAGAACCAGCAGGAGTGTCTGCTTCCCTTTATG ATTACAATTTTGACTAGCCAATCAGGCAAAGAAATGGTGAAGCAGCTGGAAAAGAAGTTAAAAGATGTAGATCTTGTGAGTCTGCGAAGACTACAAATCGTTGAGGTGTTGAAGAGAGACTTCCTGGAGCCTGAGGGTGCGGAGCAGAGTATGCCAGCAGAAGAGCCCGGCAGCGATG ACATTGCAATCCTGGGAATGGACATTGACGTTCAGACCGTAGAGGATAATGTCATCAGCTTGGAGATGCTGTTTAAAACCTGGCTTCATGACTATGGCACAGACAGAGAACAGCTCCATCTCCTCCTTCCATCAGGAGGCTTCAGCCATGCCGCTGCGGCCAAGAGCAGTCtaa TGTGCCTGAAATGTGATTTGCAGGAGAGATTGCTCGACCCAGCTCTATTCTCCGGGGCAGCCGATGGCACCATGAGAACAGCGGACATGAACTCACTCTGCCAAATGGCTGCTTGGCCAGCTACGGCACTGCATAAACTCCGGGTTGTGAA AGCTCTGAAGTCTGAAGGGGTCTGTGAGTCAGTACTGTATGGACTGCCCTTCATCATCAAGCCCACAAGCTGCTGGCAGCTAGACTGGGATGAACTGGAGACAAACCAGCACAGCTTCCATGCTCTGTGCCACAGTCTTCTG AAAAGGAACTGGATGCTTTTGGCCAAATGCGAGCCACAAAACACTAGTCCAAGCTGGAACATCACGGTGCATTCCTACTACATCATTGTCCCGTCTGACTCTGCCACGCTGCTTGTCAAAGCAGTCGCCGTCAGAGAGCTCCTGCTGCCGTCGACCTTCCCAGCCCTCCTTGCTGAGCATCCTGAAAGCGTGCGTGGCCCTATAGAG AGTGCCCTGAACAGCCTGGAAGTGGAAGTCACTTATAACCCCCTGCACCTGAAGAACAACCTCTACAAGTACCTGAAGAATATGTTGCACAGACCCATGCACAGGCAGCAAGCCCAGCCCAGGGACCAGCGACCAGAGCGGCATCAGCCCAAGCAG ctctccgAGGGGTTTGTAGCCAGTGCCCAAGCCAGCAGCTATGCCCCGGCTGGCTCCTGCACAGTGACaaccagctgcagctggagccccagcacagctctcttCTCCCAGCCAACTGCTGCTTGGACTCGCTCCTTCCGGCATATCTGCACCTGTGGGGCTGTTCTGCGAGCCAGCATGGTAGGTACTTttcaccagggctga
- the M1AP gene encoding meiosis 1 arrest protein isoform X2, which yields MNSRKVTSETRRGFPATKARSQQPLRILIVDVTSPSWTNTSSVLSEALENTLCLACSLAGPCRVPLLSLYVVQNQQECLLPFMITILTSQSGKEMVKQLEKKLKDVDLVSLRRLQIVEVLKRDFLEPEGAEQSMPAEEPGSDDIAILGMDIDVQTVEDNVISLEMLFKTWLHDYGTDREQLHLLLPSGGFSHAAAAKSSLMCLKCDLQERLLDPALFSGAADGTMRTADMNSLCQMAAWPATALHKLRVVKALKSEGVCESVLYGLPFIIKPTSCWQLDWDELETNQHSFHALCHSLLKRNWMLLAKCEPQNTSPSWNITVHSYYIIVPSDSATLLVKAVAVRELLLPSTFPALLAEHPESVRGPIESALNSLEVEVTYNPLHLKNNLYKYLKNMLHRPMHRQQAQPRDQRPERHQPKQHQSRAKATVAPLLMAPSPVQLFRPAAARKDSCERSLLPEEDDEFLQVLQ from the exons ATGAATTCCAGAAAAGTAACCTCAGAAACACGGAGGGGGTTTCCTGCTACTAAAGCACGTTCCCAGCAGCCGTTGCGGATTCTCATTGTGGACGTCACGTCGCCTTCGTGGACCAACACCTCTTCGGTGCTCTCTGAAGCCCTGGAAAACACGCTCTGTTTGGCATGCAGTTTGGCAGGTCCCTGCCGCGTTCCCCTGCTGAGTCTCTACGTGGTGCAGAACCAGCAGGAGTGTCTGCTTCCCTTTATG ATTACAATTTTGACTAGCCAATCAGGCAAAGAAATGGTGAAGCAGCTGGAAAAGAAGTTAAAAGATGTAGATCTTGTGAGTCTGCGAAGACTACAAATCGTTGAGGTGTTGAAGAGAGACTTCCTGGAGCCTGAGGGTGCGGAGCAGAGTATGCCAGCAGAAGAGCCCGGCAGCGATG ACATTGCAATCCTGGGAATGGACATTGACGTTCAGACCGTAGAGGATAATGTCATCAGCTTGGAGATGCTGTTTAAAACCTGGCTTCATGACTATGGCACAGACAGAGAACAGCTCCATCTCCTCCTTCCATCAGGAGGCTTCAGCCATGCCGCTGCGGCCAAGAGCAGTCtaa TGTGCCTGAAATGTGATTTGCAGGAGAGATTGCTCGACCCAGCTCTATTCTCCGGGGCAGCCGATGGCACCATGAGAACAGCGGACATGAACTCACTCTGCCAAATGGCTGCTTGGCCAGCTACGGCACTGCATAAACTCCGGGTTGTGAA AGCTCTGAAGTCTGAAGGGGTCTGTGAGTCAGTACTGTATGGACTGCCCTTCATCATCAAGCCCACAAGCTGCTGGCAGCTAGACTGGGATGAACTGGAGACAAACCAGCACAGCTTCCATGCTCTGTGCCACAGTCTTCTG AAAAGGAACTGGATGCTTTTGGCCAAATGCGAGCCACAAAACACTAGTCCAAGCTGGAACATCACGGTGCATTCCTACTACATCATTGTCCCGTCTGACTCTGCCACGCTGCTTGTCAAAGCAGTCGCCGTCAGAGAGCTCCTGCTGCCGTCGACCTTCCCAGCCCTCCTTGCTGAGCATCCTGAAAGCGTGCGTGGCCCTATAGAG AGTGCCCTGAACAGCCTGGAAGTGGAAGTCACTTATAACCCCCTGCACCTGAAGAACAACCTCTACAAGTACCTGAAGAATATGTTGCACAGACCCATGCACAGGCAGCAAGCCCAGCCCAGGGACCAGCGACCAGAGCGGCATCAGCCCAAGCAG CATCAGAGCAGAGCCAAAGCCACTGTAGCTCCTCTTCTGATGGCTCCTTCTCCTGTCCAACTGTTCAGACCAGCAGCAGCGAGGAAGGATTCCTGTGAGCGCTCCCTGCTCCCTGAAGAGGATGATGAGTTCCTGCAGGTCCTGCAGTGA